CCACCGCCTCCAGCCCGCGGCGGCGCGAGGTGCGCTCCAGGGCCTGGAGGGCGTCCGCCAGGATCGACCTCGTGTCGAGGAGGAGCCGCCCGATGAGCGTGCTCTTCCCGTCGTCCACGCTGCCGCAGGTGAGGAACCGCAGGAGCCCGCCTCCGGCGGGCAGCTCGGCGCGCTGCAGGGCGGCGGTCATCTAGAAGTACCCCTCCTTCTTGCGCTGCTCCATCGAGGCGTCGGACGTCTGGTCGTCGAGCCGGGTCGCGCCGCGCTCGGTCTGGGTGGCGGCGGCGGTCTCGGCCACGATCTCCTCGAGGGTCGCGGCCGCCGACTCGACCGGCGCGGTGCAGGTGATGTCCCCGACCGTGCGGAACCGGACCGAGCGCTCCTCGACGCGCTCGCCGGGGCGCGCCGGCGTGAGCGGGGTCACCGGGACGAGCGCGCCGCCGCGGCGGACCACCGGGCGGCGGTGCGCGAAGTAGATCGACGGCAGCTCCAGGCGCTCGCGCGCGATGTACTGCCACACGTCGAGCTCGGTCCAGTTCGAGATGGGGAAGGCGCGGATGTGCTCGCCGCGCCGGATGCGCGCGTTGTACAGGCTCCACAGCTCCGGCCGCTGGTGCTTCGGGTCCCACTGGCCCAGGTCGTCGCGGAAGGAGAAGACGCGCTCCTTCGCGCGCGCCTTCTCCTCGTCGCGCCGCGCGCCGCCGATGCACGCGTCGAAGCCGTGCTCGGCGATCGCGTCGAGGAGCGTGATCGACTGGTACTTGTTGCGCGACTCGAGCGGGTGGGCCAGCACCACCTTGCCGGCGCCGATCGCGTCCTCCACCGAGCGCACGATGAGCCGCTCCCCGAGCTCCGCCGCGCGGCGATCGCGGAAGGCGATCACCTCGGGGTAGTTGTGCCCGGTGTCGACGTGGAGGAGCGGGAACGGGAAGCGCGCCGGCCGGAACGCCTTCTCGGCGAGCCGGAGCAGGCACACCGAGTCCTTGCCGCCCGAGAAGAGCAGGGCGGGCTGGGCGCACTGGCCGGCGACCTCGCGCAGGACGTGGATGGCCTCGGCCTCCAGCCAGTCGAGGTGGGTGAGCGCAGCGGCGGGGC
The DNA window shown above is from Anaeromyxobacter diazotrophicus and carries:
- the cysD gene encoding sulfate adenylyltransferase subunit CysD — translated: MSTRPAAALTHLDWLEAEAIHVLREVAGQCAQPALLFSGGKDSVCLLRLAEKAFRPARFPFPLLHVDTGHNYPEVIAFRDRRAAELGERLIVRSVEDAIGAGKVVLAHPLESRNKYQSITLLDAIAEHGFDACIGGARRDEEKARAKERVFSFRDDLGQWDPKHQRPELWSLYNARIRRGEHIRAFPISNWTELDVWQYIARERLELPSIYFAHRRPVVRRGGALVPVTPLTPARPGERVEERSVRFRTVGDITCTAPVESAAATLEEIVAETAAATQTERGATRLDDQTSDASMEQRKKEGYF